In Streptomyces sp. Li-HN-5-11, the sequence GAGCTGGTCCTTACCGTGGAACCGCGGCACCCGGCTGCTCTCGCCGGCCGACTCGTGCCCCACGTACGTGCCCTCGGTGACGATCAGCCCGACACCCGCGGCGGCACGGCGCGCGTAGTACGACTGCACGTCCTCACCCGGGACGCCGCCCGGCGAGAACATCCGCGTCATCGGGGCCATCACGATCCGGTTGGGGACGGTCAGGCCGTTCAGGGTGACGGGACGGGACAGGATCCGGGCCGCCCTGGAGGCGGACTCGGGGGTGGTGACGGTCACGGTGAGGTCTCCTCGGCAGAGCGGTTGGATACCAAATGGTATGTGCACACGCATGCACTGTCACCGGCGTCAACTGTGCCGTCCGCCACGGCATTCCATCGCCACGCACCGTCAGGGAGCGCTCGCCGTCCGCGCCCTGCCCATCGGACATAACTGATCACATCGTGACTCATGCGCCAACGGGCGTATGAGTGACCGGAGATGAGCGGCATTTTTCGCACGATCAATGCCAAGTGCACGTGATACGGTCCGCGATGGACTCACGATCTTCTTACAGGATCTTCACGGTCCATTGGCCAGGGGGGTGGCCTCGCGAGTCGCGGACGGGTCGCACCCCCGCACGAACCACGGGGATCTCGGGGGACACTTGAGAAGAAGAAAAGCCATAGTCGGTGCGATACTCGGCGCGGCGATCGCCGCGGGCACCATGCTGGCACCGGCGGCCGACGCCGCCCCGGCGCAGCCGGTGACCAACCCGGTGATGTGGGGCATCGAGGCCGGGTCGGTCGCCCAGGACACCGCCACCGGCCAGTACGCCGGGCTGGCACCCGCCATAGACTCCTGGTTCCTTTCGCAGTCGGCCTCCACCGCTTCGGTGACCAAGATGGCCGCCGCACGCCAGGCCGGCGCCGTGCCGATGATCGCCTGGTCGCCCGAGGGAAACCTCACGCAGATCAAGAACGGGCAGATGGACGCCCAGATCATCTCGATGGCGAAGTCCCTCGCCGCCTACGGCCACCCCTTCTACTTCCGGCCGTTCGCGGAGTTCAACACCCCCTGGGAGACCTACAGCCTGGGCAAGGAGGGGAACACCCCGCAGGCGCTGTACGCCGCGTGGCGCCGGGTCTTCCGCATCTTCCGCCAGTACACCGGCAGCAAGTCGCTGTTCGTGTGGACCGTGGGCTACTCCGGTTCCATCACGCCGCTGAAGACGGCATGGCCGGGCAGCGACTACGTCAACTACGTGGGCATCGACTCATACGACTGGTGCACCAAGCCCACCTGGTGCCCGGGCGACCAGTACCGGTACAAGACGGTCCTCAACGCCCTGCGCGCGTTCGACGGCGGCCGCCCGGCCGTCCTCGCCGAAACGGCGACCGGTCTGCAGACCGCCGACAAGGGCAAGTGGCTCGGTGCGGCGTTCAAGACCGCGCAGGCCGACCACATCAACGCCCTGGTGTGGTTCGACGAGATCGTGCCCAACACCACCCAGCCCGACTGGCGGCTCGCCTCCCCGCCCTCGGCGCAGGCCGGCATCCAGGCCGCCCTCAGGCAGCCCAACATCGCCTCTCCGAAGTACCGCAGCATCACGACGCTGGAGACATACGCCATGACCGCCAGCTGGGCCAGGGCCATCCGCTAGGGCCTGCTGCGCAACTGGCGCCGTCACCCGGAGGGCGGCCCGCGAACGCCCGAGGGCGGCACCCCCTGCTCGGCAGGGAGTGCCGCCCTCGGTGTGTGACGGACGGGTCCGATCCTTGACGCAGGATCAGAAGTCCATGTCACCGCCCGGCATGCCGCCGCCGGCCGGCGCGGCGGCCTTCTCCGGCTTGTCGGCGATGACGGCCTCGGTGGTGAGGAACAGCGCGGCGATGGAGGCGGCGTTCTGCAGGGCGGAACGGGTCACCTTCGCCGGGTCGATGATGCCCTCGGCGATCATGTCGACGTACTCGCCCGTGGCGGCGTTCAGACCGTGGCCGACGGCCAGGTTGCGCACCTTCTCCACGACGACGCCGCCCTCGAGACCACCGTTGACGGCGATCTGCTTGAGCGGGGCCTCCAGGGCCAGCTTCACGGCGTTGGCGCCGGTCGCCTCGTCGCCCTCGAGCTCGAGCTTCTCGAAGACCTGGGAGGCCTGGAGCAGGGCCACGCCACCACCGGCGACGATGCCCTCCTCGACGGCCGCCTTGGCGTTGCGGACGGCGTCCTCGATGCGGTGCTTGCGCTCCTTGAGCTCGACCTCGGTGGCGGCACCGGCCTTGATGACCGCGACACCGCCGGCGAGCTTCGCCAGACGCTCCTGCAGCTTCTCGCGGTCGTAGTCGGAGTCGCTGTTCTCGATCTCGGCGCGGATCTGGTTGACGCGGCCGTTGACCTGGTCGGAGGAGCCGGCGCCGTCGACGATGGTGGTCTCGTCCTTGGTGATGACGACCTTGCGGGCGCGGCCGAGGAGGTCCAGGGTCGCGTTCTCCAGCTTGAGGCCGACCTCCTCGGAGATGACCTCGCCGCCCGTGAGGATGGCGATGTCGCCGAGCATGGCCTTGCGGCGGTCGCCGAAGCCCGGGGCCTTGACGGCGACGGACTTGAAGGTGCCGCGGATCTTGTTGACGACCAGGGTCGACAGGGCCTCGCCCTCGACGTCCTCGGCGATGATCAGCAGCGGCTTGCCCGACTGCATGACCTTCTCCAGGAGCGGGAGCAGGTCCTTGACCGAGGAGATCTTGGAGTTGGCGATGAGGATGTAGGGGTCCTCGAGCACCGCCTCCATGCGCTCCATGTCGGTCGCGAAGTAGGCGGAGATGTAGCCCTTGTCGAAGCGCATGCCCTCGGTGAGCTCGAGCTCCAGGCCGAAGGTCTGCGACTCCTCGACGGTGATGACGCCTTCCTTGCCGACCTTGTCCATGGCCTCGGCGATGAGCTCGCCGATCTGGGTGTCGGCGGCGGAGATGGAGGCGGTGGAGGCGATCTGCTCCTTGGTCTCGACCTCCTTGGCCTGGTCGAGCAGGGCGGCGGAGACGGCCTCGACGGCCTTCTCGATGCCGCGCTTGAGGGCCATCGGGTTGGCACCGGCGGCTACGTTGCGCAGGCCCTCCTTGACCAGGGCCTGGGCGAGGACGGTCGCGGTGGTCGTACCGTCACCGGCGACGTCGTCCGTCTTCTTGGCGACTTCCTTGACCAGCTCGGCGCCGATCTTCTCGTACGGGTCCTCGAGCTCGATCTCCTTGGCGATGGAGACACCGTCGTTGGTGATCGTGGGGGCGCCCCACTTCTTCTCGAGGACGACGTTGCGGCCCTTGGGGCCGAGGGTCACCTTGACGGCGTCCGCGAGCTGGTTCATGCCGCGCTCGAGGCCGCGCCGCGCCTCCTCGTCGAACGCGATGATCTTGGCCATGTGAAGTGGTCCCTCCAGGACTGGGGGTGATTCCTTCGGACCGCGCCCGCGCCCGCGACGGACGGCTCGCCGACCCGTGGGTTCCTTGCCCCACCCGGCCTGCGGGCCTCACCGACCCGGTCCATCTTTGTCACTCTCACCTTCAGAGTGCTAACGCCAATGATTAGCACTCGACCCCTTGGAGTGCAAGGCGCGCCCGCGAAGCGGGCTCCATGAGGGGTGGCGGTCGGGTGACGGGCGGGCGCAAGCGGCTCAGGTGCTCCGGCGGGGGACTCCGCCGGGGGCGAACGGGAGCGTGCGCCGGAGCATGGCGAAGGGCCCGCACCCCGGGAGGTGCGGGCCCTTCAGAAGAAGAACAGAAGAACGTCGCTGTCAGTCGGCGCGTGCTTCAGCCGGTCGCCAGACGGACCATGTCCGCCTGCGGCCCCTTCTGGCCCTGCGAGATCTCGAAATCGACCCGCTGGCCTTCTTCCAGGGTGCGGTAGCCGTCCATCTGGATCGCGCTGTAGTGGACGAAGACGTCCGCACCACCGTCGACCGCGATGAAGCCGTACCCCTTCTCCGCGTTGAACCACTTGACGGTGCCCTGAGCCATGCCTAACTCCCCTATTACTGGCCCTTGCACAGATCCACACTTCGCGGATCCGGGTCAGACCTCACCCCCCATGGATTGGGGGCGTGCGCCGGAACGCGTCGACCGCGGCTGAATGTATCTGCCCAACTGCCGTCTGCAACAGGTCAATCGGACGAGAATTCTGGACGGACGCGGTCCGGAATGTGGCGACAGTTCGTCCGAATTCGGGGCAAGTCGGGCCCCACAAACAAGACAGATGCCACAAAAAGCCTGCACACTTTGGCTACTTCTCGTCGGGCGTGCGGCAGAATTTCAGGGCCCGCGCCCCGGAGACCAGGGGCGCGTACCCCAACTGTACCGCGCTCAATCAACTGAATTGCCCCCTCCGCTTCTCTTGCGGAGGGGGCAATTCGATGAACTCTCGGTAACCGGCGTTACCGACGGTAATGACCGGCCTGGTTAAACCGGGGAAACGATCAGCCGCCGGCGACCGCGGGGATGATCGACACGCCCGCGCCGTCCGGGGTGGCCGTCTCCAGTCCCTGCTCGAAGCGGACGTCGTCGTCGTTGACGTAGACGTTGACGAAGCGGCGCAGCTTGCCCTGGTCGTCCAGGACGCGGGCGGCGATGCCCGTGTGGTTCTTCTCCAGGTCCGAGATGACCTCGGCGAGGGTCTCGCCCTCGGCGCTCACCTCGGCCTG encodes:
- a CDS encoding glycosyl hydrolase, which encodes MRRRKAIVGAILGAAIAAGTMLAPAADAAPAQPVTNPVMWGIEAGSVAQDTATGQYAGLAPAIDSWFLSQSASTASVTKMAAARQAGAVPMIAWSPEGNLTQIKNGQMDAQIISMAKSLAAYGHPFYFRPFAEFNTPWETYSLGKEGNTPQALYAAWRRVFRIFRQYTGSKSLFVWTVGYSGSITPLKTAWPGSDYVNYVGIDSYDWCTKPTWCPGDQYRYKTVLNALRAFDGGRPAVLAETATGLQTADKGKWLGAAFKTAQADHINALVWFDEIVPNTTQPDWRLASPPSAQAGIQAALRQPNIASPKYRSITTLETYAMTASWARAIR
- the groL gene encoding chaperonin GroEL (60 kDa chaperone family; promotes refolding of misfolded polypeptides especially under stressful conditions; forms two stacked rings of heptamers to form a barrel-shaped 14mer; ends can be capped by GroES; misfolded proteins enter the barrel where they are refolded when GroES binds), with the protein product MAKIIAFDEEARRGLERGMNQLADAVKVTLGPKGRNVVLEKKWGAPTITNDGVSIAKEIELEDPYEKIGAELVKEVAKKTDDVAGDGTTTATVLAQALVKEGLRNVAAGANPMALKRGIEKAVEAVSAALLDQAKEVETKEQIASTASISAADTQIGELIAEAMDKVGKEGVITVEESQTFGLELELTEGMRFDKGYISAYFATDMERMEAVLEDPYILIANSKISSVKDLLPLLEKVMQSGKPLLIIAEDVEGEALSTLVVNKIRGTFKSVAVKAPGFGDRRKAMLGDIAILTGGEVISEEVGLKLENATLDLLGRARKVVITKDETTIVDGAGSSDQVNGRVNQIRAEIENSDSDYDREKLQERLAKLAGGVAVIKAGAATEVELKERKHRIEDAVRNAKAAVEEGIVAGGGVALLQASQVFEKLELEGDEATGANAVKLALEAPLKQIAVNGGLEGGVVVEKVRNLAVGHGLNAATGEYVDMIAEGIIDPAKVTRSALQNAASIAALFLTTEAVIADKPEKAAAPAGGGMPGGDMDF
- a CDS encoding cold-shock protein, with protein sequence MAQGTVKWFNAEKGYGFIAVDGGADVFVHYSAIQMDGYRTLEEGQRVDFEISQGQKGPQADMVRLATG
- a CDS encoding MoaD/ThiS family protein, with amino-acid sequence MSVTVRIPTILRTYTGGQAEVSAEGETLAEVISDLEKNHTGIAARVLDDQGKLRRFVNVYVNDDDVRFEQGLETATPDGAGVSIIPAVAGG